CCCATTTCAACCGTCTGTCTCGCTTTCGTTGTAACGATGCCGATCTTATAACCTTGCTTCTTCAATTCTTGAACCGTTTCATATACAGTTTCATATTCTTCCACTAATTCATCATGATGCTCATGATTAAATTGACGATAACATGTAATCATCTCTTCAACCTTGCTTGCATCAATCTTACTAAAAGTGTCATGCAAAGATGGACCGATAAATGGCAATACATCTTCACGCTTATACTGATTAGAATAATAGTGATTTAACGTATGTAAAAAAGAAGAGATAATAAGTTCATTTGTATTAATTAACGTTCCATCTAAATCAAATAACACTGTATTTATTTTCATCGTCCTTAATCCTTTCATTACCTGAATATGAAAGAAGCAGCATCTTATATAAGATGCTACTTTTCTCTAATTTTCTAAATATCTTTTATCAGCTTGCCCCATTTTTCGTCTCACAATAATGAAAATGATAGAAATAACAACAATTCCAATAGACATTACTTGTGCAATACGAAGTGGTCCTAACATTA
This Bacillus mycoides DNA region includes the following protein-coding sequences:
- the ppaX gene encoding pyrophosphatase PpaX, with protein sequence MKINTVLFDLDGTLINTNELIISSFLHTLNHYYSNQYKREDVLPFIGPSLHDTFSKIDASKVEEMITCYRQFNHEHHDELVEEYETVYETVQELKKQGYKIGIVTTKARQTVEMGLKLSKLDQFFDVVVTIDDVEHVKPHPEPLQKALKLLDAKPEETLMVGDNHHDIVGGQNAGTKTVAVSWTLKGRAYLEAYKPDYVLDKMSDLLPILSRING